A region of Allocoleopsis franciscana PCC 7113 DNA encodes the following proteins:
- a CDS encoding iron uptake porin — MSITWWNSWLTSPVILGVALFVSDSVICGVASEAAIAHRSPLQETILDVKTEGKHPTGNNLVVSTTPVLATISATTLEEPSVADIEEMIPIIMSEDKSVVVDIEVPKTTDVVKPEQQLKSLITTPPKMVVESSPTSVLLPKDADVLEQIESYTNETNENNPDSLDQVTNVSQLRDVSPGDWAFEALRSLVERYGCIAGYPDGTYRGNRSLTRYEFAAGLNACLQQIERLISSSGEESVRREDLVTLQRIIGEFAPELAALRGRVDGIEERTNELELTQFSTTTKLDGEAIFGVAGIASGDDIFGESADNVWIFGSRARLNLETSFTGRDLLRTRLQAVGLETFTPRTQTFEGNLAFAGEDANNNVEIDALLYSFPISSSTQVVLMANGGAADDFASTVNFLDGDGGFGALTRFGTRNPIYYLVEGSGIGIRQQLGKTFELSLGYLAGDAGNPASGGGLFNGPYGAMAQLVYKPSDRFQIGLTYINSYNRETLTGSPLSNPQSLIRTLAGQPISTGDVPQPAPGIVPTTFFAGQQVPTGSTIPANTTLPPGTQLTASLALPFPLPDGLPFPITVGFITFPPGTPIPAGVPIPAGTSLPNATPIPQDFVLPVPISLTTPGTSLTALVPGTPLPPDNFTGTLGDLLQRPDFAGFPLGFDLNIPIISNSYGLQFSWQASDRFVLGGWVGYTNTSTLSTGNGLLSRGSIDTINGAITLAFPDLGKQGNLAGIIVGVEPTVLNSDIEVNQNLVNPASINNPALIPAGLALLNSSPRLRQLINTFDNPDPDVSLHVEAFYQMKVTDNIFITPGIIWITAPGSLAGNADLVIGTLRTTFRF; from the coding sequence ATGTCTATAACTTGGTGGAATTCGTGGCTAACGAGTCCGGTAATTTTGGGAGTCGCTTTATTTGTCTCGGATAGTGTAATCTGCGGCGTTGCTTCAGAAGCTGCGATCGCACACCGTTCACCCCTTCAAGAAACGATTTTAGACGTAAAGACAGAAGGAAAACATCCTACAGGCAACAACTTAGTTGTTAGCACAACGCCAGTATTAGCAACGATTTCAGCAACTACGCTGGAGGAACCAAGCGTTGCCGATATTGAGGAAATGATACCCATAATAATGAGTGAAGATAAGTCCGTTGTTGTAGACATTGAGGTGCCGAAAACCACTGATGTCGTTAAGCCAGAACAACAGCTAAAATCGCTGATAACGACGCCTCCCAAAATGGTTGTTGAGAGTTCACCCACTTCAGTTTTGCTTCCAAAAGACGCCGATGTTTTAGAACAAATTGAGTCTTATACCAACGAAACCAATGAAAACAATCCCGACTCCCTAGATCAAGTCACTAACGTTTCTCAGTTACGAGATGTTTCTCCGGGTGACTGGGCGTTTGAAGCGCTGCGATCGCTGGTTGAACGTTACGGCTGTATCGCAGGTTACCCTGATGGTACTTATCGCGGCAATCGGTCACTGACCCGCTATGAATTTGCGGCGGGATTGAATGCTTGTTTACAGCAAATTGAGCGACTCATTAGCAGTAGTGGAGAAGAGTCGGTACGACGAGAAGATTTAGTCACCTTACAACGCATCATTGGTGAATTTGCGCCAGAATTAGCGGCGCTGCGGGGTCGGGTGGACGGCATAGAAGAACGCACAAATGAACTGGAACTCACTCAGTTTTCTACGACTACAAAACTGGATGGAGAAGCGATATTTGGCGTAGCAGGTATTGCAAGCGGTGACGATATTTTTGGTGAATCCGCTGATAACGTGTGGATTTTTGGCAGCCGTGCTCGCCTGAATTTAGAGACGAGTTTCACGGGTCGAGATTTGTTGAGAACTAGGCTTCAAGCGGTTGGTCTTGAGACGTTTACTCCCCGAACCCAGACTTTTGAGGGAAATTTGGCATTTGCGGGTGAAGATGCCAATAATAATGTTGAAATTGATGCACTGCTTTATAGTTTCCCCATCAGTAGCAGCACACAAGTGGTGTTGATGGCGAATGGAGGTGCCGCCGATGATTTTGCCAGTACAGTGAATTTCCTTGATGGCGATGGTGGGTTCGGGGCTTTGACTCGCTTTGGCACCCGCAATCCTATTTATTATTTGGTGGAAGGGTCTGGAATTGGCATCAGGCAACAACTGGGTAAGACCTTTGAACTGAGTCTAGGATATTTAGCGGGTGACGCGGGTAACCCAGCAAGCGGTGGGGGTTTATTCAATGGGCCTTATGGGGCGATGGCACAACTGGTTTATAAACCCAGCGATCGCTTCCAGATTGGTCTAACTTACATTAACTCCTATAACCGTGAAACCCTCACGGGTAGCCCTCTTTCTAATCCTCAATCCTTAATTCGTACCCTCGCCGGTCAACCCATCAGTACTGGCGACGTTCCCCAACCTGCACCAGGAATTGTTCCCACCACCTTTTTTGCCGGACAACAAGTTCCAACCGGAAGCACCATTCCTGCAAATACAACACTGCCACCGGGAACACAGCTTACGGCATCCCTCGCGCTTCCCTTTCCACTTCCCGATGGACTGCCCTTTCCCATCACGGTAGGATTTATCACATTTCCTCCTGGAACCCCAATACCCGCCGGAGTGCCAATACCCGCTGGAACCTCCCTTCCCAATGCCACCCCGATTCCCCAAGACTTCGTCCTCCCCGTACCCATCAGTCTCACCACTCCAGGCACATCCCTAACAGCGCTGGTTCCCGGAACCCCCCTGCCGCCGGATAATTTTACAGGTACCTTAGGGGATTTATTGCAACGACCCGATTTTGCAGGGTTTCCCCTGGGATTTGACCTGAATATCCCAATTATCAGCAATTCTTACGGGTTACAGTTCTCCTGGCAGGCCAGCGATCGCTTTGTTTTAGGGGGTTGGGTCGGCTATACCAATACCAGCACTCTATCGACAGGCAATGGATTATTATCCCGTGGCAGTATTGATACCATCAATGGGGCAATTACTTTGGCATTCCCCGATCTCGGTAAACAAGGTAACTTAGCCGGGATTATTGTTGGTGTTGAACCAACGGTGTTAAATAGCGATATAGAAGTTAACCAAAACCTGGTCAATCCTGCATCCATTAACAATCCCGCCTTAATTCCGGCTGGACTCGCATTACTGAATTCATCCCCCCGACTCAGACAGCTTATTAATACCTTTGATAATCCAGACCCCGATGTTTCACTGCATGTAGAAGCGTTCTATCAAATGAAGGTCACGGATAATATTTTCATTACGCCAGGAATTATCTGGATTACAGCACCTGGTTCCCTCGCCGGTAATGCTGACCTCGTAATCGGCACCCTCCGCACGACATTTCGTTTTTAG
- a CDS encoding iron uptake porin: protein MTSRVFWRSWLISPAILGGALLASSSALAADGAATAKVAIDVSEVPLETVTTQPPTDEPAIATTEPMIAANPESQSGNLASVETEAAVSISELPGEDRDVNVVEPINPYNHNSESNSLESINKVSQLIQDSPQEIDGSDAGVIEPSYEDSTDPLEQVTNVSQLRDVSPGDWAFEALRSLVERYGCIAGYPDGTYRGNRAMSRYEFAAGLNACLQQIERLLGSGTNFATKEDLTTVQRLIQEFGSELANLRGRVDGLEARTTELELTQFSTTTKLNAQAIFALTGIATGENALGGNIPNVVAFGDRVRLNFDTSFTGKDVLRTRLQAVNLDSYSGTSTFTPEGDLRFGDGTFGSGSNNDIGIDALLYAFPIGEKTTVVIEANAGAPDDFANTVNPFIDGDGDTGALSNFGTRNPIYGLVGGAGIGIRHEFSDALELSLGYLAGDAGTPDEGSGLFDGAYGALAQITFKPINQLTLGLTYIHSYNADLTAGSNRANLRSALADNPNLPERLAPFAGLDLPVSSNSYGIQASWQFSPKFLVGGWAGYTATRTLAPLIATDGSGSVLERGDMSIWNFAAHLAFPDLGKEGSVAAIIVGMEPKVTGASRSLRDAIGKDSDTSLHIEAFYEYKLTDNISITPGVIWLTSPDHSSNNNDIVIGAIRTTFNF, encoded by the coding sequence ATGACTTCGAGAGTCTTTTGGCGATCTTGGCTGATCAGTCCAGCCATTTTAGGGGGAGCGCTGTTGGCGTCATCGAGTGCATTAGCGGCTGATGGTGCTGCTACCGCCAAAGTTGCGATTGATGTCTCTGAAGTGCCACTAGAGACGGTGACAACCCAGCCGCCAACCGATGAGCCTGCGATCGCCACCACCGAACCGATGATTGCAGCGAACCCGGAAAGCCAGTCGGGGAACTTAGCGTCTGTAGAGACTGAAGCGGCGGTGTCCATCTCTGAGTTGCCTGGGGAGGATAGAGATGTCAATGTAGTTGAACCCATCAATCCCTACAACCACAACAGTGAGAGTAATTCACTGGAATCAATTAATAAAGTTTCTCAGTTAATTCAAGATTCTCCTCAAGAAATTGATGGGAGTGATGCGGGTGTAATAGAACCCAGCTACGAAGATAGCACCGATCCCTTAGAGCAAGTTACAAATGTTTCTCAGTTAAGGGATGTGTCTCCAGGGGACTGGGCGTTTGAAGCATTGCGATCGCTCGTCGAACGCTATGGCTGTATTGCAGGTTACCCCGATGGCACCTATCGTGGCAATCGAGCGATGAGCCGTTATGAATTTGCGGCAGGATTAAATGCCTGTTTGCAGCAAATTGAGCGCTTGTTGGGTTCTGGTACAAACTTCGCGACGAAAGAGGACTTAACGACAGTACAGCGACTCATTCAGGAATTTGGGTCAGAACTGGCTAACCTGAGGGGTCGGGTGGATGGGCTAGAAGCACGCACAACAGAACTAGAACTGACTCAGTTTTCTACCACGACTAAGCTCAACGCTCAAGCCATCTTTGCCCTGACTGGTATCGCCACAGGGGAAAACGCCCTAGGAGGGAACATCCCCAACGTGGTAGCTTTTGGCGATCGCGTTCGTCTCAACTTTGACACCAGCTTTACGGGTAAAGATGTACTCAGAACTCGACTCCAAGCGGTAAACCTGGATTCCTACTCCGGTACTTCCACCTTTACACCAGAGGGAGATTTGCGATTTGGTGATGGTACCTTCGGCAGTGGTAGCAATAATGATATTGGCATTGATGCCCTGTTGTATGCTTTTCCCATTGGAGAAAAGACAACCGTTGTGATTGAAGCCAACGCAGGTGCACCGGATGACTTTGCCAATACAGTTAACCCGTTTATCGATGGTGACGGAGATACGGGTGCTCTATCTAACTTTGGAACCCGCAACCCGATTTATGGTTTAGTGGGAGGGGCTGGCATCGGCATCAGACATGAATTCAGCGATGCCCTGGAACTCAGCTTAGGCTATTTAGCGGGTGACGCTGGCACACCAGATGAAGGGAGTGGTTTGTTTGATGGTGCCTATGGAGCACTAGCACAAATCACCTTCAAGCCGATTAATCAGCTTACTTTAGGCTTGACTTACATTCATTCTTACAACGCCGACCTCACAGCGGGAAGCAATCGGGCTAATCTGCGTTCCGCCTTGGCAGACAACCCCAATCTACCTGAGCGGTTGGCACCCTTTGCAGGATTAGATTTACCCGTTTCCAGTAATTCCTACGGGATACAAGCCTCGTGGCAATTCAGCCCTAAATTTCTCGTCGGTGGCTGGGCAGGTTATACAGCCACTCGTACCCTAGCCCCACTCATCGCTACCGATGGCTCAGGATCGGTACTGGAACGGGGAGATATGAGTATCTGGAACTTTGCCGCCCACCTGGCTTTCCCAGACTTGGGGAAAGAGGGCAGTGTTGCCGCCATCATTGTCGGGATGGAGCCGAAAGTAACGGGGGCAAGCCGTTCTCTCAGAGATGCGATCGGCAAAGACTCAGACACTTCACTGCACATCGAAGCGTTCTATGAGTACAAGCTAACGGATAACATTTCCATTACACCAGGAGTAATTTGGCTCACATCTCCCGATCACAGCTCGAACAACAACGATATTGTGATTGGTGCGATCCGAACCACGTTTAATTTTTAA
- a CDS encoding ArsR/SmtB family transcription factor: protein MTAHLSAQGATVSPVQEIKDLNCHSPHPVEMDDVERLQQKILSTEKAQRMAEFFSLLGDTNRLRIISVLAIQELCVCDLAAILDMSESAVSHQLRALRALRLVRYHKRGRKVFYHLQDNHVLNLYKSVAEHLEETDSDS from the coding sequence ATGACAGCCCACCTTTCAGCTCAAGGGGCTACAGTCAGTCCCGTTCAGGAAATCAAAGATCTCAATTGTCATTCGCCACACCCGGTTGAGATGGATGATGTTGAACGGTTGCAACAAAAAATTCTCAGCACCGAAAAAGCCCAGCGGATGGCAGAATTCTTCAGCCTCTTGGGCGATACCAACCGTCTACGAATTATTTCGGTTTTAGCGATTCAAGAACTTTGTGTTTGCGACTTAGCCGCGATCCTCGACATGAGTGAATCAGCGGTTTCTCATCAGCTAAGAGCTTTACGCGCCTTGCGTCTGGTGCGTTATCACAAACGGGGTCGTAAGGTTTTCTATCATCTTCAAGATAATCACGTCCTCAACCTCTATAAGTCGGTTGCCGAACACTTGGAGGAGACAGACAGCGACAGTTAA
- a CDS encoding metallothionein, with translation MTTVTSMKCACDSCLCVISTDDAVDKDGKFYCSESCANGHTDGKGCSHQGCTCG, from the coding sequence ATGACCACCGTAACTTCCATGAAATGTGCCTGTGATTCTTGCCTGTGCGTCATTTCTACCGATGATGCCGTAGACAAGGATGGAAAATTCTACTGTAGTGAATCTTGTGCCAATGGTCACACCGATGGGAAAGGCTGTAGCCATCAAGGTTGTACCTGCGGTTAG
- a CDS encoding YtxH domain-containing protein: MSKKSAGAFISGVLLGSAIGTVTGLLIAPRTGRDTRQLLKKSADALPDLAEDLSTSVQLQADRLSESALRNWDGTLARLREAIAAGIEASQRETLDLRPSKTDVAAESRPSVPDHQL, translated from the coding sequence ATGTCAAAGAAAAGTGCTGGAGCATTTATTAGTGGTGTGCTGTTAGGCAGCGCGATTGGAACTGTGACAGGTTTACTGATTGCGCCCCGCACAGGTCGGGATACGCGTCAACTGTTGAAAAAATCCGCAGATGCTTTACCTGATTTAGCCGAAGATTTATCCACCAGTGTGCAACTGCAAGCGGATCGTCTTTCCGAATCAGCCTTGCGGAACTGGGATGGGACACTAGCCCGACTCCGAGAAGCGATCGCCGCCGGTATTGAAGCTTCTCAACGAGAGACCCTAGACCTGAGACCGTCCAAAACTGACGTTGCGGCTGAATCACGCCCGTCAGTTCCTGACCACCAACTGTAG
- a CDS encoding DUF948 domain-containing protein, translated as MIDPLFWLGLSILLVAVSLTAVLIAAIPALQELGRAARSVEKLADTLRRELPPTLEAIRLTGLEISDLTDDVSEGVKSAGQVAKQVDQSLSGVKNQAKNVQVNTRGVVAGVKAAWKTWRRPNLGRRSVDRLPPSQRTALDLRERDRSAPMTDSATSDNPYQEHEADYEDNDSNRHEAYYQNSPGDSRLPRQHEDEGLEFPE; from the coding sequence GTGATTGACCCTTTATTTTGGTTAGGATTATCCATCCTACTGGTAGCTGTCAGCTTAACGGCTGTTTTAATAGCAGCCATTCCTGCCTTACAGGAGTTAGGACGGGCGGCTCGAAGTGTAGAAAAATTAGCAGATACTCTCCGGCGGGAATTACCGCCAACTCTGGAAGCCATTCGCCTCACGGGACTAGAAATCAGCGACTTGACCGATGATGTCAGCGAGGGCGTAAAAAGCGCCGGTCAAGTGGCGAAGCAAGTGGATCAAAGTCTCAGTGGCGTTAAAAACCAGGCGAAAAACGTGCAGGTTAATACGCGTGGTGTGGTTGCGGGAGTCAAAGCCGCTTGGAAAACTTGGAGACGTCCTAACCTCGGACGCCGATCCGTTGATCGTCTTCCACCCTCTCAGAGAACCGCTTTAGATCTGCGGGAGCGTGATCGAAGTGCCCCCATGACTGATTCAGCCACAAGCGACAATCCTTATCAAGAACATGAGGCTGATTACGAAGATAACGACTCTAACAGGCATGAGGCTTACTATCAGAACAGCCCAGGTGATTCGCGTTTGCCGAGGCAACATGAAGACGAAGGCTTAGAATTTCCAGAGTAA
- a CDS encoding TPM domain-containing protein, translated as MQHFFPKRLLVSLAAFFLAVSVWAIAPAAQAFDNPELLPNTQTPIIDLANFLPTLQEEELVKDLENFETETGWKLRVLTQYDRTPGRAVKDFWGLNDKSVLLIADSRGGNILGFNVGDDLYQFLPRTFWVELQTRFGNLYYVRENGENRAIVDSLDTIKTCLRQGGCQVVPGLPREQWILTLITSVLGGLICGFAAMPRKEGQIFAWQWALIFSPLWGILFIAFGIGPVVTRTSEWLPLFRNVIGFVLGFLVAYLSPIIAQSSASET; from the coding sequence ATGCAGCACTTTTTTCCCAAGAGACTTCTGGTATCCCTAGCCGCGTTTTTCCTAGCCGTTTCAGTTTGGGCGATCGCACCAGCCGCGCAGGCTTTCGATAACCCTGAGTTACTGCCCAATACTCAAACACCCATCATCGATCTAGCGAACTTTCTCCCCACGCTTCAGGAAGAGGAACTGGTCAAAGATCTGGAGAACTTCGAGACTGAAACGGGCTGGAAACTGAGAGTTTTAACTCAATACGACCGCACACCGGGTCGAGCGGTCAAAGATTTTTGGGGACTCAACGATAAAAGTGTTTTACTCATTGCTGACTCACGAGGCGGTAATATCCTGGGTTTCAACGTTGGGGATGACCTGTATCAATTCCTACCTCGCACCTTCTGGGTTGAGTTACAAACCCGATTCGGCAACCTCTACTATGTCCGCGAAAATGGTGAAAACCGAGCGATTGTTGACTCATTAGACACGATTAAAACTTGCCTACGTCAGGGGGGTTGCCAGGTCGTCCCCGGTCTTCCACGGGAACAGTGGATTTTGACGCTAATTACTTCAGTCTTGGGTGGACTGATTTGTGGATTTGCCGCCATGCCTCGTAAAGAGGGACAAATTTTTGCTTGGCAATGGGCGTTAATCTTCTCTCCCCTGTGGGGCATTCTGTTTATTGCCTTTGGAATTGGGCCTGTGGTGACGCGCACCTCAGAGTGGTTGCCACTCTTTCGCAACGTAATCGGCTTTGTCCTGGGTTTCCTTGTGGCTTATTTGTCACCGATCATCGCTCAATCCTCTGCCTCGGAGACGTAA
- a CDS encoding precorrin-8X methylmutase encodes MEWHVTDAQSLAIIDREIGDHIFTAAEYEIVRRVIYATADFEYLSLIRFSERALQAGAAALAARTTIVVDVPMVQVGITPHIQNTFANPVYCSMEALTRPQKEKTQAAWGIQTLARRYPEGIFVVGQAQTALTALIELIEGEEIKPALVIGTPSGFVDVDVAKDRLKDSLIPHIRIEGRKGSSVVAAAIVNGLVDLAWQAYGQDNGDLS; translated from the coding sequence ATGGAATGGCATGTGACAGATGCCCAAAGTCTGGCAATTATTGACCGCGAAATCGGCGATCATATCTTTACGGCGGCAGAATATGAGATTGTGCGCCGAGTGATTTATGCCACGGCTGACTTTGAATATCTGTCTCTCATTCGGTTTTCTGAGCGAGCCTTACAGGCGGGTGCGGCGGCATTGGCGGCTCGGACTACGATAGTGGTCGATGTGCCAATGGTGCAGGTGGGGATTACTCCTCACATTCAAAATACTTTTGCCAACCCTGTGTATTGCAGTATGGAAGCGCTGACGCGTCCGCAAAAGGAGAAGACACAAGCGGCTTGGGGAATTCAAACCCTAGCCAGACGCTATCCAGAAGGAATTTTCGTGGTAGGTCAGGCTCAAACGGCATTGACGGCGCTGATTGAATTAATCGAGGGGGAGGAAATAAAACCCGCGTTAGTGATTGGGACACCTTCGGGGTTTGTGGATGTGGATGTGGCGAAAGACCGTCTGAAAGATTCTTTGATTCCTCATATTCGGATTGAAGGACGTAAGGGAAGTTCGGTGGTTGCCGCTGCAATCGTTAACGGATTGGTAGACTTGGCTTGGCAAGCCTATGGACAGGATAATGGTGATCTAAGTTAA
- a CDS encoding KGG domain-containing protein: MSDKSKRGFASMDEDKQREIASKGGKAAHEKGTAHEFTSEEAREAGRKGGETVSQDRKHMSEIGREGGKQSHKK; encoded by the coding sequence ATGTCAGATAAAAGCAAACGTGGCTTTGCCTCTATGGATGAGGATAAACAAAGAGAGATTGCAAGCAAAGGTGGAAAGGCTGCTCACGAAAAGGGAACAGCCCATGAATTTACCTCAGAGGAAGCCAGAGAAGCAGGCCGCAAAGGTGGCGAAACTGTAAGCCAAGATCGCAAACACATGTCTGAAATTGGTCGCGAAGGTGGCAAACAAAGTCACAAAAAATAA
- a CDS encoding alpha-amylase family glycosyl hydrolase, with translation MASSIEFSLFAPYNKGASLVGSFSNWEEIPMKKDKEGYFRIMVDLEDGVYQYKFRVQSKSWFFEPDQWVDVNDPYATDIDDSTQNANVRIKDGERIVDTYVWKHDDKPLPADHELVIYELHVGDFSGGEDDPYARGKYKHVVEKLDYLADLGINAIELMPVKEYPGDHSWGYNPRYFFATESSYGTSNELKNLIDECHARGIRVIMDGIYNHSESESPLTQIDHDYWYHHSPRDPDNNWGPEFNYEFYDENLETYPARKFMGDQVNFWVKEYHIDGIRFDAARQIANYDFMHWIVQEAKKAAGMKPFYTVAEHIPETTSITNADGPMDGCWHDSFYHCVLEHICGDTFDLERLKDVIDCKRQGFMGATNVVNYLTNHDHNHVLAELGDRGILDEEAFKRRRLGAVLTMTAVGVPLLWMGEEFGEYKYKTQEQAKIDWTLLGHDLNRNLFEFCKGLIHLRKNNHALYTENIEFIHENPEAKVLAYSRWNDEGSRVVVVANFSDDFLAGYTIPNFPENGTWHEWTADYDVEAGDNQIMVDLGGYEAKVFVWQ, from the coding sequence ATGGCTAGTTCAATCGAATTTTCCTTATTCGCTCCTTATAACAAAGGAGCATCTTTAGTCGGGTCTTTTTCCAACTGGGAAGAAATTCCCATGAAGAAAGATAAAGAGGGTTATTTCCGGATAATGGTTGATCTTGAGGATGGAGTTTATCAGTATAAATTTCGTGTACAATCCAAATCATGGTTTTTTGAACCCGACCAATGGGTAGATGTCAATGACCCCTACGCTACCGATATTGATGACTCTACCCAAAATGCCAATGTGCGGATTAAAGATGGGGAACGAATTGTTGATACGTATGTTTGGAAACACGACGATAAGCCATTACCTGCCGATCATGAACTAGTCATCTACGAACTGCACGTTGGCGACTTCTCCGGTGGTGAGGATGACCCCTACGCCAGAGGTAAATACAAGCATGTTGTAGAAAAATTAGATTACCTAGCCGACTTAGGAATTAACGCGATCGAGTTGATGCCAGTCAAAGAGTATCCTGGTGATCATAGCTGGGGTTATAACCCCCGATACTTCTTCGCTACAGAATCCAGCTATGGCACGAGTAACGAGTTGAAAAACCTGATTGATGAGTGTCATGCTCGTGGAATTCGTGTCATTATGGACGGGATTTATAACCACTCAGAATCCGAAAGTCCTCTAACGCAGATTGACCACGATTATTGGTATCACCACTCTCCTCGTGACCCGGATAATAACTGGGGGCCAGAGTTTAACTACGAATTCTACGACGAAAATCTAGAGACTTACCCAGCACGCAAGTTTATGGGTGACCAAGTAAATTTCTGGGTGAAAGAATATCATATCGACGGCATTCGTTTCGACGCAGCACGGCAAATTGCTAACTATGATTTCATGCATTGGATTGTCCAGGAAGCCAAAAAAGCGGCTGGCATGAAGCCTTTTTACACCGTGGCTGAGCACATTCCTGAAACGACTAGCATTACCAATGCAGATGGGCCAATGGATGGCTGCTGGCATGATAGTTTCTATCATTGTGTGTTGGAACATATCTGTGGGGATACTTTTGATTTAGAGCGTCTTAAGGATGTGATTGATTGCAAGCGGCAAGGTTTTATGGGTGCCACTAATGTGGTGAATTACCTGACGAATCATGACCACAATCATGTTTTAGCAGAATTAGGCGATCGCGGCATTTTGGATGAGGAAGCATTTAAGCGGAGACGCTTAGGTGCGGTACTCACGATGACAGCGGTTGGAGTGCCTTTGCTGTGGATGGGTGAAGAGTTTGGCGAGTATAAGTATAAAACTCAAGAACAAGCCAAAATCGATTGGACGTTACTCGGACATGACTTAAATCGTAATCTGTTTGAGTTTTGTAAAGGCTTGATTCATCTTCGGAAAAATAATCATGCCCTCTATACGGAAAACATTGAATTTATTCATGAAAATCCAGAAGCTAAGGTATTAGCTTATAGCCGCTGGAATGATGAAGGTTCTCGTGTTGTTGTCGTTGCCAATTTTTCAGATGACTTCTTAGCGGGTTATACCATTCCTAATTTCCCTGAAAATGGCACTTGGCACGAGTGGACAGCGGATTATGATGTGGAGGCTGGGGATAACCAAATAATGGTTGATCTGGGAGGGTACGAAGCGAAAGTATTCGTCTGGCAGTAA